A single window of Achromobacter xylosoxidans DNA harbors:
- a CDS encoding HD-GYP domain-containing protein, producing the protein MPPDVPPSAAATRAAGSCEAALFAAMQARDAATGRHCHRVVALSVALARACDLNQDEQDMVAVAARLHDVGKIGTPDRVLFSPRRLEKEDWEIMKAHAAVGADIILHSDMPQRERIAQAVRHHHEHFDGSGYPDGLAGHAIPLSARIISLADSYDALGDARPYHPARTHAEIMRILNLEAGAKCDPDLLRVFENMIQHSPLRVP; encoded by the coding sequence ATGCCTCCAGATGTACCCCCCAGCGCGGCGGCCACGCGTGCCGCAGGCTCCTGCGAAGCCGCGCTGTTTGCCGCGATGCAGGCCCGAGACGCCGCCACAGGCCGCCATTGCCACCGCGTCGTCGCCCTGAGCGTGGCGCTGGCCCGCGCCTGCGACCTGAACCAAGATGAACAAGACATGGTGGCCGTGGCCGCGCGGCTGCACGACGTCGGCAAGATCGGCACGCCGGACCGCGTGCTGTTCTCGCCCCGGCGGCTCGAAAAGGAAGATTGGGAAATCATGAAGGCCCATGCGGCCGTGGGGGCCGACATCATCCTGCATAGCGACATGCCGCAACGCGAGCGGATCGCGCAGGCGGTGCGCCACCACCACGAACACTTCGATGGGTCGGGCTATCCCGACGGACTGGCCGGGCACGCCATCCCGCTGTCCGCGCGCATCATTTCGCTGGCCGACTCCTACGATGCGCTCGGCGACGCGCGGCCCTACCATCCCGCGCGCACCCACGCCGAGATCATGCGCATCCTCAACCTGGAGGCCGGAGCCAAGTGCGATCCCGACCTGCTGCGCGTGTTCGAAA
- a CDS encoding type 1 glutamine amidotransferase domain-containing protein, with protein MNILIVLTSHDTLGDTGRKTGFWLEEFAAPYYAFLDAGATLTLASPQGGQPPLDPKSDDPDAQTDDTRRFRQDAEAQRRLANTRRLAEVQAADYDAVFYPGGHGPLWDLAEDARSVSLIETMLAAGKPVAGVCHAPGVLRHAKTADGKPLVQGRQVTGFSNTEEAAVQLTAVVPFLVEDELAMLGGLYSKGADWQPHIVSDGLLITGQNPASSVGVAQALLERLKA; from the coding sequence ATGAATATCCTGATCGTGCTGACTTCCCACGACACGCTGGGCGACACCGGCCGCAAGACCGGCTTCTGGCTGGAGGAATTCGCGGCCCCGTACTACGCTTTCCTGGACGCGGGGGCCACGCTGACGCTGGCCTCGCCGCAGGGCGGCCAGCCGCCGCTCGATCCCAAGAGCGACGACCCGGACGCCCAGACCGACGACACGCGCCGCTTCCGCCAGGACGCCGAGGCGCAGCGCCGCCTGGCGAACACGCGCCGCCTGGCCGAGGTGCAGGCGGCCGACTACGACGCCGTGTTCTATCCCGGCGGCCACGGTCCGCTGTGGGACCTGGCCGAAGACGCCCGGTCCGTGTCGCTGATCGAAACCATGCTCGCGGCCGGCAAGCCGGTGGCGGGGGTGTGCCACGCGCCGGGCGTGTTGCGCCATGCCAAGACCGCCGATGGCAAGCCGTTGGTGCAGGGCCGCCAGGTCACGGGTTTTTCCAACACGGAAGAGGCGGCGGTGCAATTGACCGCCGTGGTGCCTTTCCTGGTCGAGGATGAGCTGGCGATGTTGGGCGGTCTGTACAGCAAGGGGGCGGATTGGCAGCCGCACATCGTCTCGGATGGGCTGCTCATCACCGGGCAGAATCCGGCTTCGTCGGTCGGCGTCGCGCAGGCGCTGCTGGAACGCCTGAAGGCCTGA